In a genomic window of Pieris brassicae chromosome 7, ilPieBrab1.1, whole genome shotgun sequence:
- the LOC123711634 gene encoding rootletin yields MPLPARESLTTPRSARAPIGRRPPSSLPHTRKKEKTPESPPDMDSPVGSVGSDLRRQNEELRARLAGESADHKRRLDAYRRAQQGQAALVSRLQAKVLQYKQRCNDLENQMLETTPRSDTSYRPTTSSGKAIALPPSTQQTPSPDLRRDERITDLETALRRLDEEKRKCEKLVSQNTLLREQLEESHQLNEALTNDLQKLTNDWEALRDEMSIKEDEWKDEEQAFNDYYSNEHNRLLNLWREVVSVKRFFSDLQTNTERDLYKVKNDMDSAARDLVGTLSGYAITAYASHDDSKPDLQTSQTPNPGSAIENLHSDLHSITTQRDNALSELKERDTRIQRLLQELQGLEERCECAEAVCSEAGIMRSALEEVARALIQDSEPDAPPLHMHLDRSPKRGIALSANPTAFAESTISALQAALHKYQIQIHELQVKLQNTREQLMTCRKHSETADSHVASLENKVEDLQGKLDQTNADLNQVVQERESLQKTVEALRIDKNNLERNRVEINAMVESLTSDYEKLQKVNNRLEKTIEGLENEKRSLNSEVDHLHRELTSRDSVLRTEEERSSRLRSELVSVREELNKTALARDLLDQQKIEADAILSQMEKNRSELEIELERSLLERGDLQDLVEKLQSLVRNLECDKKKLIEDVKLLEDEKSSLSNQSSDLQGDLNSLRKELLAAEQHRMELETDKSTLHEKIKFLEGEREKVEMELRQVTRERGELSSQLTAMARKKDTLNEEIIRLQQRLEQANETIGRLNRSIDNHVKEGEEKQILIDSLDKDKQHLQEQLASVRSEKDALEAVLFDTANMLEDADSKRSKLEQDLQNTLVQQENLKGQIARLTKDLECSEKKLRETKNSMQHQSGKKEAEYQQVITNLNRTTTENITKLKEEKEQLRQVLEQKLNQTIAMLSSEKEVLEASAREREKKLLASRDQLMLQHDEAMLRAENDKQQALLMAHQEQQALIERLEEAKRILDCEQNKLERVKRDAQARSDQDRGFINQLKDDLSALKTRLEEAKAAAEDDCARFENRIKELHLEKEALNRECQETRAHLSLAEDKYDAAYVQLQDTIRKLKELENESESLRKELTDTRRQLSNCSAERDKYNSACKELREHVKRSEHERREAARDRDEAYHKIAGLEETRTSLELELSRVQTLLKESETSGQHVDRSLRTTEAQLKRERAALEQAQHDIKELQSRLQNESEERERISNEACTAKRHGAELDAMLGAARADIAALRQRGAELEEACRARDQELVLRLEDCRSKERRLEELKHNLEVCLADATQQIQELKTRLGASEGRCRAVEAALSQSEAGRRDAEARLSSVAHSLRRVCGIQPDGSVQQAARRRLASPARRYSPHRGREHSEDRNEIIDVDPEMIKKGVRNLMHEVCQIEREKDDYKTQMNVFKKQLKEATEQQGKGEGKLQSVSSNLRGVQEEKAKLQSALGQRDAQLNALNESVQTKTVEISNLRDKITSLEAALSSVTEEKSHNENKSDNLRGQLAERVQEVAQLREALAAAEGRAARLDVRRAQLEGDIQRSAVAARDRDQALKKLQDRCDGFIRTIASLEDRCTSLKGTVEQLSTALQKAAAAETELRAELSKTQRLLNEAKNNENNAMDKLRQTQKNIANCENERRVLTEKLESAKAVAGEFKRLNCQLEDQVHRLTNQLANLEAQRADLESQLRMTTWDGKESDSSELERELHGLQRERSELKAKNDALQDTVRKMEAERRMTRPSVLRSKSHDRTDKGVYYSDLDSGADSSKESHLYKSYKEIPCKDKGPSYSTELSLMELENRELRMKIRRLEKELADKESELSISRNRYLSDLSTGGSRQDIDQYKQAALQAERLLEAREASHRQQIIRLENQISQLRTQLSAEIRRRQSYVARSGRAARDMQRLRSALGDSLRTVAQDPALDSYTLEHEARKLDNTLAHSLPPLNDSFDSK; encoded by the exons ttgCCTGCGCGAGAAAGTTTAACAACTCCGAGGAGCGCTAGAGCTCCAATAGGCCGGAGACCACCTAGTAGCCTCCCCCATACACGTAAAAAAGAG aagaCGCCTGAGAGTCCTCCGGATATGGATTCCCCAGTGGGAAGTGTTGGCAGCGATTTGCGACGGCAAAATGAGGAACTTCGTGCTCGTCTTGCTGGAGAGAGCGCAGATCATAAAAGAAGACTGGATGCTTATCGACGTGCTCAGCAAGGACAAGCAGCACTGGTTTCTCGTCTACAAGCAAAG GTTCTCCAATACAAACAAAGATGTAATGATCTGGAGAACCAAATGCTGGAAACCACACCACGCAGTGACACTAGCTACCGTCCGACAACTTCCTCTGGGAAAGCTATTGCCCTTCCGCCCTCGACCCAGCAAACGCCATCACCAGATTTGCGGAGAGATGAACGCATTACTGACTTGGAAACCGCCTTAAGAAGACTAGATGAGGAGAAACGCAA ATGTGAAAAGCTTGTGTCTCAGAACACTTTACTCCGTGAGCAACTGGAGGAATCGCATCAGTTAAATGAAGCTTTGACAAATGATCTGCAAAAGTTAACTAATGACTGGGAGGCACTGCGAGATGAAATGTCAATCAAGGAAGATGAGTGGAAAGATGAAGAACAG GCCTTTAATGATTACTATTCAAATGAACATAACCGTCTTCTCAACTTGTGGCGAGAAGTGGTATCTGTTAAGAGGTTCTTCTCAGATCTGCAAACCAACACTGAGCGTGATTTgtacaaagtaaaaaatgatATGGACTCAGCTGCTAGAGATTTGGTGGGGACTCTGAGTGGTTATGCTATTACAGCATATGCCAGTCATGATGATTCTAAG CCTGATCTTCAAACTTCTCAAACACCAAATCCAGGTTCGGCAATTGAAAACCTCCATTCTGATTTACACTCAATTACCACTCAAAGAGACAATGCTCTGTCTGAATTGAAAGAGAGAGACACACGTATACAACGCTTGCTACAGGAGCTACAGGGATTG GAAGAGCGATGCGAGTGTGCCGAAGCAGTTTGTTCAGAGGCGGGAATAATGCGCTCAGCGCTGGAGGAAGTTGCGCGTGCGCTTATTCAGGATTCTGAACCTGACGCTCCGCCTCTACATATGCATCTAGACAG gTCACCCAAACGTGGTATAGCTCTGTCAGCAAATCCGACAGCATTCGCCGAAAGTACGATATCTGCACTACAGGCCGCCTTACACAAGTACCAGATACAGATACACGAATTGCAG GTAAAACTACAAAATACAAGAGAACAATTGATGACTTGCCGAAAACATTCCGAAACTGCGGATTCACACGTGGCTTCGTTAGAGAACAAAGTGGAAGATCTAcaag gaAAATTGGATCAAACGAATGCAGATTTGAACCAAGTTGTGCAAGAGCGGGAATCACTTCAAAAGACTGTGGAAGCGCTGAGAATTGATAAGAATAACCTTGAAAGGAATCGTGTTGAAATTAATGCTATG GTGGAGTCTCTAACATCGGACTATGAAAAACTTCAAAAAGTAAACAATCGTCTAGAAAAGACAATTGAAGGGCTAGAGAATGAAAAAAGATCACTCAACTCGGAAGTCGATCATTTGCATCGAGAACTTACTAGTAGGGACTCAGTTTTACG AACGGAGGAAGAACGTTCATCCCGTCTCCGTAGCGAGCTGGTCAGTGTACGAGAAGAGTTGAATAAGACCGCTTTAGCTCGAGATCTACTGGACCAGCAGAAGATAGAGGCGGATGCTATACTGTCACAGATGGAGAAGAATAGAA GTGAGTTGGAAATTGAGTTAGAACGGAGTCTCTTAGAACGTGGTGATCTTCAAGACTTGGTGGAGAAATTACAGTCGCTGGTTCGCAACCTTGAGTGTGATAAGAAGAAACTCATTGAAGACGTTAAACTT TTGGAAGACGAGAAGTCTTCGCTCTCCAACCAGTCATCAGACCTTCAAGGAGATCTGAACTCTCTCCGAAAAGAATTGTTAGCTGCTGAACAGCACCGGATGGAGTTGGAGACAGATAAATCAACATTACACGAGAAGATTAAGTTCTTGGAGGGAGAAAGAGAGAAGGTTGAGATGGAGTTGAGACAAGTTACCAG agaaAGGGGAGAATTAAGTTCACAATTGACCGCGATGGCCCGTAAGAAAGACACATTGAACGAAGAAATAATTCGACTACAACAAAGATTGGAGCAGGCTAACGAAACCATTGGTCGTTTGAACCGTTCTATTGACAATCACGTTAAGGAAGGTGAAGAAAAACAG ATATTAATAGACAGTCTTGACAAAGACAAACAGCATCTCCAAGAGCAATTAGCAAGTGTTCGCTCTGAGAAAGACGCGTTGGAGGCTGTTTTGTTCGATACAGCCAATATGTTGGAGGATGCTGATAGCAAACGAAGCAAACTCGAGCAGGACTTGCAGAATACATTAGTCCAACAGGAAAATCTTAAAG GTCAAATAGCACGTCTAACAAAAGATTTAGAATGCAGCGAGAAGAAACTGCGTGAAACGAAAAATAGTATGCAACATCAAAGCGGAAAGAAAGAGGCAGAATATCAGCAGGTTATCACTAACCTGAATCGCACCACAACTGAGAATATAACCAAACTTAAAGAAGAAAAG gAACAACTCCGTCAAGTGCTCGAACAGAAGCTAAATCAAACTATAGCAATGCTGTCGAGTGAGAAGGAAGTATTGGAAGCGAGTGCGAGAGAACGGGAGAAGAAATTACTGGCGTCCCGCGATCAGTTGATGTTACAACACGATGAAGCTATGCTTAGAGCTGAGAATGATAAGCAGCAGGCCTTGCTTAtgg CTCATCAAGAACAACAAGCCCTAATAGAACGCTTGGAAGAAGCAAAACGTATATTGGACTGCGAGCAGAACAAACTGGAACGAGTCAAAAGAGACGCTCAAGCCAGGTCAGATCAGGACAGGGGATTTATCAACCAGCTTAAGGATGACCTGTCTGCTTTGAAGACTCGGCTTGAGGAAGCTAA gGCGGCAGCTGAAGACGATTGTGCGAGATTCGAGAATCGTATAAAAGAATTGCACTTAGAGAAGGAAGCGCTGAATCGCGAGTGTCAAGAGACGCGTGCGCATCTCTCATTGGCTGAGGACAAATATGACGCCGCTTACGTACAGTTACAGGATACTATACGAAAATTAAAGGAAT TGGAAAACGAATCAGAAAGTCTTCGCAAAGAATTGACAGACACTCGACGCCAGCTGAGCAACTGTTCGGCTGAGAGAGATAAATATAACAGTGCCTGCAAAGAATTAAGAGAACACGTAAAGAGATCGGAGCATGAGAGAAGAGAAGCTGCACGAGATAGAGATGAGGCCTACCATAAGATTGCTG gattAGAAGAAACCCGAACTTCATTAGAACTAGAGCTATCTCGCGTTCAAACGCTGCTAAAAGAGTCTGAAACTAGTGGACAGCACGTTGATCGGTCTTTACGGACAACAGAAGCACAATTGAAGCGAGAAAGAGCAGCATTGGAACAGGCGCAACATGATATCAAGGAGTTGCAATCTAG actCCAAAACGAGAGTGAAGAACGGGAGCGTATATCAAACGAAGCGTGCACGGCTAAGCGTCACGGGGCAGAACTGGACGCCATGTTGGGAGCTGCGCGCGCAGATATTGCAGCTTTGAGACAGCGAGGTGCTGAACTAGAAGAAGCCTGTCGAGCTAGGGatcaa GAATTGGTTCTCCGTTTAGAAGATTGTCGATCAAAGGAGCGGCGTTTAGAGGaactaaaacataatttgGAAGTCTGCCTTGCTGACGCTACACAGCAGATTCAGGAGCTTAAG ACTCGACTTGGCGCTTCCGAAGGCCGATGCCGCGCTGTTGAAGCAGCTCTAAGCCAAAGTGAGGCGGGTCGTCGTGATGCTGAGGCAAGATTATCATCAGTTGCACACTCGTTACGACGCGTGTGTGGAATACAACCTGATGGCTCTGTGCAACAGGCTGCAAGGAGGCGTTTAGCGAGTCCAGCTAGAAGATACAGTCCACATAGGG GTCGTGAACATTCAGAGGACCGCAATGAGATCATCGACGTAGATCCAGAGATGATTAAGAAAGGTGTACGGAATCTCATGCACGAAGTCTGCCAGATTGAAAGGGAAAAA GATGACTATAAAACTCAAATGAACGTATTTAAAAAGCAACTTAAAGAAGCGACAGAACAAcaag GCAAAGGTGAAGGTAAATTGCAGTCAGTGAGCAGTAATCTTCGTGGAGTGCAGGAAGAAAAGGCAAAATTGCAATCTGCTTTGGGACAGAGGGATGCTCAGCTCAATGCATTG AATGAGTCAGTTCAAACAAAGACAGTTGAAATAAGCAACTTGCGTGACAAAATTACTAGTTTGGAGGCAGCACTCAGTTCTGTCACTGAAGAAAAGTCTCACAATGAG AACAAGTCGGACAATCTTCGTGGTCAACTGGCTGAACGCGTGCAAGAGGTGGCTCAACTTAGGGAAGCTTTGGCAGCAGCTGAGg GACGTGCGGCACGTCTGGACGTCCGTCGCGCTCAATTGGAGGGTGATATACAACGTAGTGCCGTTGCTGCTAGAGATAGGGATCAAGCACTCAAG AAACTTCAGGACCGCTGTGACGGGTTCATTCGTACGATAGCATCACTTGAAGACAGGTGTACCTCGCTGAAAGGAACTGTTGAGCAATTGTCGACTGCCCTGCAGAAGGCGGCAGCGGCCGAAACCGAGTTGAGGGCAGAGTTAAGCAAGACTCAAAGACTACTCAATGAGGCGAAGAATAATGAGAACAACGCAATGGACAAGTTGAGGCAGACGCAGAAAAATATTG CAAATTGTGAGAACGAACGCAGAGTTCTTACGGAAAAGTTGGAAAGTGCTAAAGCGGTTGCGGGTGAATTCAAACGACTTAACTGTCAGTTGGAGGATCAAGTACACCGTCTTACAAATCAGCTGGCAAATCTTGAAGCGCAGAG AGCCGATCTCGAGTCCCAGCTCCGCATGACCACATGGGATGGAAAAGAGAGTGATAGCAGTGAGTTGGAGAGAGAGCTCCATGGTCTTCAACGGGAGAGATCTGAGCTTAAAGCGAAGAATGACGCCCTTCAAGATACAGTGAGGAAGATGGAAGCCGAGAGAAGAATGACCAGACCGTCAGTATTGAGGAGCAAGAGTCATGATAGGACTGATAAGGGAGTTTATTATTCGGATTTGGATTCTG gaGCAGATTCGTCAAAAGAGTCACATTTATACAAAAGCTACAAAGAAATACCATG